The following are from one region of the Nicotiana tomentosiformis chromosome 7, ASM39032v3, whole genome shotgun sequence genome:
- the LOC138895492 gene encoding secreted RxLR effector protein 161-like, which produces MLSQEHYVERLLKKFEYFNVTFVSIPFDANSQLKKNNGDPVAQSKYTYIIGSLMHLMNFIRTDITYVVCRLSRYTHNPNREHWSALARLIKYLRGTVNYGILYSGFLSTLEGYSDANWISDSDETKSTSCYVFTLGSGAILWKFAKQMIIARSTMELEFLALELAGSEAAWQRNFLANIPLIKDVLPHVSMHCDCQTAIAITMNKSYNCKSRHMKLR; this is translated from the coding sequence ATGTTGTCACAAGAACATTATGTTGAGAGACTTCTTAagaagtttgaatattttaatgtCACATTTGTGAGCATTCCTTTTGATGCTAACTCTCAGTTGAAAAAGAATAATGGTGATCCAGTTGCTCAGTCTAAATATACTTATATTATTGGGAGTCTGATGCATTTAATGAATTTTATAAGGACTGATATAACCTATGTTGTGTGTAGACTGAGTAGATATACTCATAATCCCAACAGAGAGCATTGGTCTGCATTAGCTAgactaataaaatatttgagaggAACCGTGAATTATGGTATCCTATATAGTGGATTTCTTTCTACTTTAGAAGGATACAGTGATGCAAACTGGATCTCTGATTCAGATGAGACAAAATCCACTAGTTGTTATGTATTCACCCTTGGTAGTGGTGCAATATTGTGGAAATTTGCTAAACAGATGATCATAGCTAGATCGACTATGGAATTAGAGTTTTTAGCTCTGGAGTTAGCTGGTTCTGAAGCTGCGTGGCAAAGAAACTTCTTAGCTAATATTCCTTTAATAAAGGACGTATTGCCTCATGTGTCAATGCATTGTGATTGTCAAACGGCAATAGCTATTACAATGAATAAATCTTATAATTGTAAAAGTAGACACATGAAACTGAGATGA